In the Loxodonta africana isolate mLoxAfr1 chromosome 1, mLoxAfr1.hap2, whole genome shotgun sequence genome, one interval contains:
- the LOC111752511 gene encoding pantetheinase-like, with product MTSSFPTSVALFALLTLNVGALDTCLAAVYEHAIILPKNTETPISQQDALLLTNKNIDILEKAIKQAAEKICTMLKCRTTALETCGDSVEAASTSFEMFSLSGTFGTQYVFPEVLLSDVQLAPGEFQVSSDGRLFSLKPTSGPVLTVTLFGRWYEKDQALNASSEFRAQALRLMKIALMIIVLTIVTIWYFY from the exons AtgacttcttcttttccaacctCCGTGGCACTTTTTGCTCTACTTACCCTGAATGTCGGTGCCCTGGACACTTGCCTAGCTGCAGTGTATGAACATGCTATCATATTGCCAAAGAACACAGAAACACCCATTTCTCAGCAAGATGCCTTGCTCCTGACGAACAAGAATATAGATATTCTGGAGAAAGCAATTAAACAGGCAGCTGAAAAG ATTTGTACTATGCTGAAGTGCAGAACAACTGCCTTAGAAACTTGTGGTGACTCAGTCGAAGCAGCTTCCACCAGCTTTGAAATGTTCTCCCTCAGCGGCACTTTTGGAACCCAGTATGTCTTCCCTGAGGTGTTGCTGAGTGACGTTCAGCTTGCACCTGGAGAATTTCAG GTATCAAGTGATGGACGCCTGTTTAGCCTGAAGCCAACATCCGGACCTGTCTTAACAGTAACTCTGTTTGGGAGGTGGTATGAGAAGGACCAGGCATTGAATGCTTCATCAGAGTTCAGGGCACAAGCACTAAGACTGATGAAAATAGCTCTCATGATTATTGTATTAACTATAGTAACTATTTGGTACTTTTACTGA